A genomic stretch from Limanda limanda chromosome 11, fLimLim1.1, whole genome shotgun sequence includes:
- the fbl gene encoding rRNA 2'-O-methyltransferase fibrillarin, with protein MRPGFSPRGDRGGRGGRGGRGGFGDRGGFGDRGGGRGGFRGGRGSFRSPEGGGFRGRGGGRGAPRGGRGGRGGFGAGRKALVEPHRHEGVFISRGKEDALVTKNMVVGESVYGEKRISVEEGETKIEYRAWNPFRSKLAAAILGGVDQIHIKPGSKVMYLGAASGTTVSHVSDIVGPEGLVYAVEFSHRSGRDLLNVAKKRTNIIPIIEDARHPHKYRMLVGMVDVIFADVAQPDQTRIVALNAHNFLKNGGHFVISIKANCIDSTAAPEAVFASEVKKMSSENMKPQEQLTLEPYERDHAVVVGIYRPPSKQKK; from the exons GGTTCAGTCCTCGTGGCGAtcgaggaggtagaggaggacgTGGAGGTAGAGGTGGATTCGGTGACCGTGGAGGATTTGGTgaccgaggaggaggacgagggggattcagaggaggaagag GAAGCTTCAGGTCCCCAGAAGGTGGAGGATTTCGCGGGCGAGGCGGTGGAAGAGGCGCCccaagaggagggagaggcggCCGTGGGGGCTTTGGAGCTGGGAGGAAGGCCTTGGTTGAGCCACACAGACATGAAG GTGTGTTTATCAGCAGAGGGAAGGAAGATGCTCTGGTGACCAAGAACATGGTTGTGGGAGAGTCTGTGTACGGAGAGAAGAGAATCAGTGTGGAG GAAGGCGAAACGAAGATTGAGTACAGAGCCTGGAATCCGTTCCGGTCCAAGCTGGCAGCAGCCATCTTGGGAGGAGTCGACCAGATCCATATCAAACCTGGATCAAAGGTCATGTACCTGGGAGCAGCCTCTGGCACCACAGTGTCCCACGTTTCTGACATTGTTGGACCG GAAGGACTAGTCTACGCTGTGGAGTTTTCCCATCGATCAGGTCGTGACCTTCTCAATGTTGCAAAGAAACGCACCAACATCATTCCGATCATCGAAGATGCTCGGCACCCACACAAGTACCGCATGTTAGTTG gCATGGTAGATGTGATCTTTGCTGATGTTGCCCAGCCTGACCAGACAAGGATTGTAGCTTTGAATGCTCACAACTTCCTCAAGAATGGAGGACACTTCGTTATCTCCATCAAG GCCAACTGTATAGACTCAACAGCAGCTCCAGAGGCAGTGTTTGCCTCAGAAGTGAAGAAGATGAGCTCTGAGAACATGAAACCACAGGAGCAGCTCACACTAGAGCCCTATGAGAGAGACCACGCTGTGGTGGTGGGCATCTACAG ACCTCCATCTAAACAGAAGAAATGA